The following proteins are co-located in the Sandaracinaceae bacterium genome:
- a CDS encoding metallophosphoesterase encodes MAGACLTRAALVLCACAAFACDRPAGEDHAEVVVPSARAQAPTRIATRDLPADARRVVAIGDVHGDLAAGLTALRTAGLIDGQQRWSGGDTVMIQVGDLLDRGDGEAELMDLFERLRDEAPFAGGEVHLLLGNHELMNAAGDLRYVTRGGFEQFARTPPHPTHEADVRRAPQLAHGRLRAFLPGGPYALRLATYGLTYRSGDAVFVHGGVLPEHWSELAGMEREAQAWLRDEGRVPSGVALHPDSPLWTRRYSVRPDARVCAEVGRSLDGAGLRRMIVAHTVQDDGITAYCGGRVIAIDCGMSSHYGGPVEVIELRAGRARVLSARGAPRALPEVVAD; translated from the coding sequence GTGGCTGGCGCCTGTCTCACCCGAGCCGCGCTGGTGCTGTGCGCGTGCGCGGCCTTCGCGTGCGATCGCCCCGCCGGGGAGGACCACGCCGAGGTGGTGGTGCCGAGCGCGCGGGCGCAAGCCCCCACCCGCATCGCGACGCGCGACCTGCCCGCAGATGCACGCCGCGTGGTAGCGATTGGCGACGTGCACGGCGACCTCGCGGCTGGTCTGACGGCCCTGCGCACAGCCGGGCTCATCGACGGACAACAGCGCTGGAGCGGTGGCGACACGGTCATGATCCAGGTGGGTGACCTCCTGGACCGCGGGGACGGCGAGGCCGAGCTGATGGACCTCTTCGAGCGGCTGCGGGACGAGGCGCCTTTCGCGGGCGGGGAGGTGCACCTGCTGCTCGGCAACCACGAGCTGATGAACGCCGCTGGCGACCTGCGCTATGTGACGAGGGGCGGCTTCGAGCAGTTCGCGCGCACGCCGCCGCACCCCACGCACGAGGCCGATGTGCGGCGTGCCCCACAGCTGGCCCATGGCCGCCTCCGTGCGTTCCTGCCGGGTGGGCCCTACGCCCTGCGCTTGGCGACCTACGGGCTGACCTATCGCAGCGGTGATGCGGTCTTCGTGCACGGCGGCGTGCTCCCCGAGCACTGGAGCGAGCTCGCCGGGATGGAGCGCGAGGCGCAGGCTTGGCTGCGCGACGAAGGTCGGGTCCCCTCGGGGGTAGCGTTGCATCCCGACAGCCCGCTGTGGACGCGCCGGTATTCGGTCCGCCCAGACGCGCGCGTCTGCGCCGAGGTGGGGCGCTCGCTCGACGGGGCCGGGCTGCGACGCATGATCGTGGCCCACACGGTGCAAGACGACGGCATCACGGCCTATTGCGGGGGGCGCGTGATCGCCATCGACTGCGGCATGAGCTCGCACTACGGCGGGCCCGTGGAGGTCATCGAGCTACGCGCGGGGCGGGCGCGGGTGTTGTCTGCGCGCGGGGCGCCTCGCGCGCTCCCCGAGGTGGTCGCGGACTGA
- a CDS encoding acyl-CoA desaturase — MNLPLNRHDQVALATNSRSERTFADERERYDSLAKALEAIRLREEAAVGEEDLLYIRRVDRISRSAEVIGRALIHFSFEPILFSLGVGALWVHKQLQATEVGHTVLHGAFDKIPGEHRYHSEGFNWQVPIDERSWHRGHNGRHHGATNVAGRDPDIHFGPVRLTEDTPWTRSHRLQLFYTLFVLFPNFGALMNLHFTGAVDLLQGNGRESEFDFIHDRSAATKKDVLKRVMRKYVPYYAKEYVLFPLLAGPFFWKVLLGNWLSEVMRDVYSAATIYCGHVGEHVATYPEGTRPKSKGHWYEMQIEASNNFEVPHVLSVFCGALDRQIEHHLFPKLPTQRLRKIAPEVRAICAEHGVRYHTDSWPRTLKKAFAQIARLSGPVEALRAAA, encoded by the coding sequence ATGAACCTCCCCCTGAACCGCCACGATCAGGTCGCCCTCGCCACCAACAGCCGCTCGGAGCGCACCTTCGCCGACGAGCGCGAGCGCTATGACAGCCTCGCCAAGGCCCTCGAGGCCATCCGCCTGCGCGAAGAGGCCGCCGTGGGCGAAGAAGACCTGCTCTACATCCGGCGCGTGGACCGCATCTCGCGCAGCGCCGAGGTGATCGGTCGCGCCCTGATCCACTTCAGCTTCGAGCCCATCCTCTTCAGCCTCGGGGTGGGCGCCCTGTGGGTGCACAAGCAGCTGCAGGCCACCGAGGTGGGCCACACCGTGCTGCACGGCGCCTTCGACAAGATCCCCGGTGAGCACCGCTACCACTCCGAGGGCTTCAACTGGCAGGTCCCCATCGACGAGCGCTCGTGGCACCGCGGGCACAACGGCCGCCACCACGGCGCCACCAACGTGGCGGGGCGCGACCCGGACATCCACTTCGGACCGGTCCGGCTCACCGAGGACACGCCCTGGACCCGTTCGCATCGCCTGCAGCTCTTCTACACGCTGTTCGTGCTGTTCCCGAACTTCGGCGCGCTCATGAACCTGCACTTCACCGGAGCGGTCGACCTGCTGCAGGGCAACGGTCGTGAGAGCGAGTTCGACTTCATCCACGACCGCAGCGCCGCGACGAAGAAGGACGTGCTCAAGCGCGTGATGCGCAAGTACGTGCCCTACTACGCCAAGGAGTACGTGCTGTTCCCACTGCTGGCGGGGCCCTTCTTCTGGAAGGTGCTGCTCGGCAACTGGCTCAGCGAGGTGATGCGCGACGTGTACAGCGCCGCCACCATCTACTGCGGGCACGTGGGCGAGCACGTGGCGACCTACCCCGAGGGCACACGCCCGAAGAGCAAGGGGCACTGGTACGAGATGCAGATCGAGGCCAGCAACAACTTCGAGGTGCCGCACGTGCTGTCCGTGTTCTGCGGGGCGCTCGACCGGCAGATCGAGCACCACCTGTTCCCCAAGCTCCCGACGCAGCGGCTGCGCAAGATCGCGCCCGAGGTGCGGGCCATCTGCGCCGAGCACGGCGTGCGCTACCACACGGACAGCTGGCCCCGCACACTCAAGAAGGCGTTCGCGCAGATCGCGCGGCTGAGCGGGCCGGTCGAAGCCCTGCGGGCGGCCGCGTGA
- a CDS encoding MerR family transcriptional regulator codes for MSTDDAPDVSDVHDAAHEAEGVAPDPRDGVRDSMSAGSDEPSPESMTIDELAAHTRTPSRTIRFYQAKGALMAPEIRGRTAYYGPAHVERLEAIGMLKDRGLSIRAIRDLMSRIDRGDLDLGEWLGLEEKLAMPWSEDAPVVMSADELNEALTGLPTGTLALTVEFGLVERRGDRYLVQSPGMLQVLRQAHGAGVDVHLAAEAGDIIEKHAKALTRDLVELFMAHAGRGFGTSSTPEAIRETIAAVRAPARSAVSLLFARAMEEALRKLVESGLTLDPKKRRSSSRRR; via the coding sequence GTGAGCACGGACGACGCGCCGGACGTGTCGGACGTCCACGACGCGGCGCATGAGGCCGAGGGCGTAGCGCCAGACCCGCGCGATGGTGTACGAGACAGCATGAGCGCAGGGTCCGACGAGCCCTCCCCCGAGAGCATGACCATCGACGAGCTGGCCGCGCACACGCGCACCCCCAGCCGCACCATCCGCTTCTACCAGGCCAAGGGCGCGCTCATGGCGCCCGAGATCCGGGGGCGCACCGCCTACTATGGGCCTGCGCACGTCGAGCGGCTCGAGGCCATCGGCATGCTCAAGGACCGCGGGCTGAGCATCCGCGCCATCCGCGACCTGATGAGCCGCATCGACCGCGGCGACCTCGACCTGGGCGAGTGGCTGGGCCTCGAGGAGAAGCTCGCCATGCCCTGGTCGGAGGACGCGCCCGTGGTCATGTCGGCCGACGAGCTGAACGAAGCGCTGACGGGCCTGCCCACGGGCACCCTCGCATTGACCGTGGAGTTCGGCCTCGTGGAGCGCCGCGGCGACCGCTACCTGGTGCAGAGCCCGGGCATGCTGCAGGTGCTGCGGCAGGCCCACGGCGCCGGGGTGGACGTGCACCTCGCGGCCGAGGCGGGCGACATCATCGAGAAGCACGCCAAGGCCCTCACGCGGGACCTCGTGGAGCTGTTCATGGCGCACGCCGGGCGCGGCTTCGGCACGTCCAGCACGCCCGAGGCCATCCGCGAGACCATCGCCGCCGTGCGCGCCCCGGCGCGGAGCGCGGTCAGCCTGCTCTTCGCGCGCGCCATGGAAGAGGCGCTGCGCAAGCTGGTGGAGTCGGGCCTCACGCTGGACCCCAAGAAGCGCCGGTCGAGCTCGCGCCGCAGGTGA
- a CDS encoding NAD(P)H-quinone oxidoreductase, translating into MSINARAVRIREHGGPEVLAVEDVQVRDAGAGDIRVAVAGAGLNRADTLQRRGFYPAPPGVAPDVPGLEFAGEVEQVGPGVSEWKVGDRVMGIVPGAGMATHVVTPAREALRVPSSLSLTDAAAVPEAFLTAFDALFELGGLRQGELALIHSVASGVGTAAIQLCRAAGARSAGTSRTAEKLARCTELGLDYALHTTDARFADELARLAGAGADVVLDTVGAAYANENIKALALRGRVVVIGLMGGVKAEFNLGALLPKRARVEGSVLRSRAPEEKAALAQSFAKHVLGGFDSGAYRPVIDATLPMTDIVAAHARMDANETFGKLVMAW; encoded by the coding sequence ATGAGCATCAACGCGCGCGCGGTGCGCATTCGTGAGCATGGGGGCCCCGAGGTCCTCGCGGTCGAAGACGTGCAGGTCCGGGACGCTGGAGCCGGGGACATCCGCGTGGCCGTGGCCGGGGCGGGGCTGAATCGAGCCGACACGCTGCAGCGGCGTGGGTTCTATCCCGCGCCCCCCGGCGTGGCGCCCGACGTGCCGGGGCTCGAGTTCGCCGGCGAGGTGGAGCAGGTGGGTCCCGGCGTGAGCGAGTGGAAGGTGGGCGACCGCGTCATGGGCATCGTGCCCGGGGCGGGTATGGCGACGCACGTGGTCACGCCCGCGCGCGAGGCTCTCCGCGTGCCGTCGTCGCTCTCGCTGACGGACGCGGCCGCCGTGCCCGAGGCGTTCCTGACGGCCTTCGACGCGCTGTTCGAGCTGGGCGGTCTGCGCCAGGGGGAGCTCGCATTGATCCACTCGGTGGCGAGCGGGGTCGGCACGGCCGCCATCCAGCTCTGCAGGGCCGCAGGGGCCCGCAGCGCCGGGACGTCGCGCACGGCCGAGAAGCTTGCGCGCTGCACCGAGCTGGGGCTCGACTACGCGCTGCACACGACTGACGCGCGCTTCGCCGACGAGCTCGCCCGGCTCGCGGGAGCTGGCGCCGACGTGGTGCTGGACACCGTAGGGGCCGCCTACGCCAACGAGAACATCAAGGCGCTGGCGCTGCGCGGCCGCGTGGTGGTGATCGGCCTGATGGGCGGCGTGAAGGCCGAGTTCAACCTCGGCGCCCTGTTGCCAAAGCGCGCGCGGGTCGAGGGCTCCGTGCTGCGCAGCCGCGCGCCGGAGGAGAAGGCCGCGCTGGCGCAGTCGTTCGCCAAGCACGTGCTCGGGGGCTTCGACAGCGGCGCGTACCGGCCCGTGATCGACGCGACGTTGCCCATGACGGACATCGTCGCGGCGCACGCGCGCATGGACGCCAACGAGACGTTCGGCAAGCTCGTCATGGCCTGGTGA
- a CDS encoding SRPBCC domain-containing protein, whose protein sequence is MEYSAAATINASPDVVWALLTNAADYPNWNPTVVRVEGDIVEGQKIKVVATISPGRAFPAKVTELVPRRRMVWQGGMPLGLFKGVRTFTLEPAGEGTQFSMREVFSGPLLGMFKGSMPNLQPSFDEFARSLKLRAEG, encoded by the coding sequence ATGGAGTACAGCGCCGCAGCCACGATCAACGCCTCCCCCGACGTCGTGTGGGCCCTCCTGACGAACGCCGCAGACTACCCGAACTGGAACCCCACGGTCGTCCGCGTGGAGGGCGACATCGTCGAAGGCCAGAAGATCAAGGTCGTCGCCACCATCAGCCCCGGCCGCGCCTTCCCCGCCAAGGTCACCGAGCTCGTCCCCCGGCGGCGGATGGTGTGGCAGGGGGGCATGCCCCTCGGGTTGTTCAAGGGCGTGCGCACCTTCACTCTCGAGCCCGCCGGCGAGGGCACGCAGTTCAGCATGCGCGAGGTGTTCAGCGGCCCGCTGCTGGGCATGTTCAAGGGCTCCATGCCCAACCTGCAGCCTTCGTTCGACGAGTTCGCGCGGTCCCTCAAGCTGCGCGCGGAGGGCTGA
- a CDS encoding ABC transporter ATP-binding protein → MSGPATQQGTNAEVPSLQPGAERAASGTNAATPSGPLVRVTHVTKRFTVERDLLGRPTREVRAVDDVSLAIERGETLGLVGESGCGKSTLGRVMLRLIEPSAGEIVFEGRDIAKLGERELRPLRRRMQIVFQDPYSSLNPRMTVRATLAEALRIHGLVSSPSEEEQRVASLLSRVGLRPEHMRRYPHEFSGGQRQRIGIARALAVEPSFIVLDEPISALDVSIQAQVVNLLGDLQDDLGLSYLFIAHDLSVVEFISDRVAVMYLGRVVESARSEDLYGAPRHPYTKALLASAPVPDPTRRREHPPLKGDVPSPLDPPRGCTFHPRCPLAEPGVCDQQAPPLVELRPKHFVACFKA, encoded by the coding sequence ATGAGCGGGCCTGCTACGCAGCAAGGGACGAACGCCGAGGTGCCGTCGCTCCAGCCGGGAGCCGAGCGCGCGGCTAGCGGGACGAACGCGGCGACGCCGAGCGGGCCGCTGGTGCGCGTCACCCACGTCACCAAGCGCTTCACCGTCGAGCGCGACCTCCTCGGGCGCCCCACGCGCGAGGTGCGCGCCGTGGACGACGTCAGCCTCGCGATCGAGCGCGGCGAGACGCTGGGACTAGTGGGCGAGAGCGGCTGCGGCAAGAGCACGTTGGGGCGCGTCATGCTCCGGCTCATCGAGCCGAGCGCCGGAGAGATCGTCTTCGAGGGTCGTGACATCGCCAAGCTCGGCGAGCGCGAGCTGCGGCCCCTGCGGCGGCGCATGCAGATCGTCTTCCAGGACCCCTACAGCTCGCTGAACCCGCGCATGACCGTGCGCGCGACGCTGGCCGAGGCGCTGCGCATCCACGGTCTGGTCAGCAGCCCGAGCGAAGAAGAGCAGCGCGTGGCGAGCTTGCTCTCGCGTGTGGGGCTCCGGCCCGAGCACATGCGCCGCTATCCCCACGAGTTCAGCGGCGGGCAGCGGCAGCGCATCGGCATCGCCCGCGCCCTCGCGGTGGAGCCCAGCTTCATCGTGCTGGACGAACCCATCAGCGCGCTCGACGTCTCCATCCAGGCGCAGGTGGTCAACCTGCTGGGGGACCTGCAGGACGACCTGGGCCTCAGCTACCTGTTCATCGCGCACGACCTGAGCGTGGTGGAGTTCATCAGCGATCGCGTGGCCGTCATGTACTTGGGCCGCGTGGTGGAGAGCGCGCGCTCCGAGGACCTCTACGGCGCGCCGCGGCATCCCTACACCAAGGCGCTCCTGGCCTCCGCGCCGGTGCCAGACCCGACGCGGCGCCGCGAGCACCCACCGCTCAAGGGCGACGTGCCGAGCCCCCTCGACCCGCCGCGAGGCTGCACGTTTCACCCGCGCTGTCCCCTGGCCGAACCCGGCGTGTGCGACCAGCAGGCGCCGCCCTTGGTGGAGCTGCGTCCAAAGCACTTTGTGGCCTGCTTCAAGGCCTGA
- a CDS encoding ABC transporter ATP-binding protein encodes MPENLLEIRGLVTAFHTDEGSLRAVDDVSITIPKGATVGVVGESGCGKSVTALSVMRLVPEPPGRLEAGEILFEGRDLLKLSEREMRGLRGNELAMIFQEPMTSLNPVYRVGDQIGESLRLHRGLSKAAARARAVELLRKVGIPAPAQRVDDYPHSLSGGMRQRVMIAMALACQPKLLIADEPTTALDVTIQAQILALLRELQRDTGMSVMLITHDLGVVAEVADWVVVMYAGRVVETARTEQLFADPRHPYTRGLLASLPGIHALGESGTARQHDGSRRRLATIRGVVPDLRALSGGCRFRERCDFAMAACAEEEPALGGSQEHRAACFLEGSHA; translated from the coding sequence GTGCCCGAGAACCTGCTCGAGATCCGCGGCCTCGTCACCGCGTTCCACACCGACGAAGGCTCGCTGCGCGCGGTGGACGACGTCTCCATCACCATCCCCAAGGGGGCGACGGTGGGCGTGGTGGGGGAGAGCGGCTGCGGCAAGAGCGTGACGGCCCTGTCGGTCATGCGCTTGGTGCCCGAGCCCCCGGGGCGGCTCGAGGCTGGCGAGATCCTGTTCGAAGGGCGTGACCTGCTGAAGCTGAGCGAGCGTGAGATGCGCGGGCTGCGCGGCAACGAGCTCGCGATGATCTTCCAAGAGCCGATGACGTCGCTGAACCCGGTGTACCGCGTGGGCGACCAGATCGGCGAGTCGCTGCGGCTGCATCGAGGGCTCAGCAAGGCGGCCGCGCGGGCGCGCGCGGTGGAGCTGCTGCGGAAGGTCGGCATCCCAGCGCCCGCGCAGCGTGTCGACGACTACCCCCACTCGCTCAGCGGTGGCATGCGGCAGCGGGTGATGATCGCCATGGCGCTGGCCTGCCAGCCCAAGCTTCTGATCGCAGACGAGCCCACCACAGCGCTGGACGTGACCATCCAGGCGCAGATCCTCGCGCTGCTGCGCGAGCTGCAGCGCGACACCGGTATGAGCGTGATGCTCATCACGCACGATCTCGGCGTGGTGGCCGAGGTCGCCGACTGGGTGGTGGTGATGTACGCGGGTCGCGTGGTGGAGACGGCGCGCACCGAGCAGCTCTTCGCGGATCCGCGGCACCCGTACACGCGCGGTCTCCTGGCCAGCCTGCCTGGCATACACGCATTGGGCGAGAGCGGGACCGCGCGGCAGCACGACGGCTCCCGGCGGCGTCTCGCCACCATTCGCGGCGTGGTGCCCGACTTGCGGGCGCTCTCGGGAGGCTGTCGCTTCCGCGAACGCTGCGACTTCGCGATGGCCGCTTGTGCGGAGGAGGAACCCGCCCTCGGGGGCAGCCAGGAACACCGCGCGGCGTGCTTCTTGGAGGGCTCCCACGCATGA
- the argG gene encoding argininosuccinate synthase produces MSRIYRTLPPPGTKLGIAFSGGLDTRCAVAWLTHQGLAVHAYTADLAQPDESNVEDIPPVALQHGCVGARLVDCRDAMVREGIIAIQCGAFHLGVGGKKYFNTTPLGRAVTTTAIVRAMREDDVHVFGDGSTHKGNDIQRFYRYGIFVDPTLKIYKPWLDPKFVAELGGRTEMSEYLIKHNLPYRMGTEKAYSTDANVLGATHEAKDLESLGTSMKIVQPIMGVAHWDPSVAIEPETVTIEFEGGVPVSISGKRFETTFDLFLECNRIGGRHGLGMSDQIENRVIDAKSRGIYEAPGMALLHITYERLLSAIHNENTLDTYFTTGRRLGRLLYEGKWYDPEAMMLKDALTRWVAPGVTGSVTLELRRGDDYTIVDTKATYMAYEADKLSMEKVEQAYFTQEDRIGALEMQNLSLMDNRAFLLHHLDSVKRLGAPADNTLGKLLTSDGGDEG; encoded by the coding sequence ATGAGCCGCATCTACCGCACCCTCCCTCCCCCTGGCACCAAACTGGGCATCGCCTTCTCCGGCGGGCTCGACACGCGCTGCGCCGTGGCGTGGCTCACGCACCAGGGCCTGGCGGTGCACGCGTACACGGCGGACCTCGCCCAGCCGGACGAGAGCAACGTGGAGGACATCCCCCCGGTCGCGCTGCAGCACGGCTGCGTGGGCGCGCGCCTGGTGGACTGCCGGGACGCGATGGTGCGCGAGGGCATCATCGCCATCCAGTGCGGCGCGTTCCACCTGGGCGTGGGCGGCAAGAAGTACTTCAACACGACGCCCCTCGGGCGCGCCGTGACCACCACCGCCATCGTGCGCGCCATGCGCGAGGACGACGTGCACGTCTTCGGCGACGGCAGCACGCACAAGGGCAACGACATCCAGCGCTTCTACCGCTACGGCATCTTCGTGGACCCCACGCTGAAGATCTACAAGCCGTGGCTGGACCCCAAGTTCGTGGCCGAGCTGGGCGGGCGTACGGAGATGTCGGAGTACCTCATCAAGCACAACCTTCCGTACCGTATGGGCACGGAGAAGGCGTACAGCACCGACGCCAACGTGCTCGGCGCCACGCACGAGGCCAAGGACCTCGAGTCGCTCGGCACCAGCATGAAGATCGTGCAGCCCATCATGGGCGTGGCCCACTGGGATCCGAGCGTCGCCATCGAGCCCGAGACGGTCACCATCGAGTTCGAGGGGGGCGTGCCCGTTTCCATCTCGGGCAAGCGCTTCGAGACCACGTTCGACCTGTTCCTCGAGTGCAACCGCATCGGCGGCCGGCACGGGCTCGGCATGAGCGACCAGATCGAGAACCGCGTCATCGACGCGAAGAGCCGCGGCATCTACGAGGCCCCGGGCATGGCCCTGCTGCACATCACGTACGAGCGCCTGCTCTCGGCCATCCACAACGAGAACACCCTCGACACGTACTTCACCACCGGCCGTCGCCTGGGGCGCCTGCTCTACGAGGGCAAGTGGTACGACCCCGAGGCCATGATGCTGAAGGACGCGCTCACCCGCTGGGTGGCGCCCGGCGTCACAGGCTCGGTCACGCTCGAGCTGCGCCGCGGCGACGACTACACCATCGTCGACACCAAGGCGACGTACATGGCGTACGAGGCGGACAAGCTCTCCATGGAGAAGGTCGAGCAGGCCTACTTCACGCAGGAGGACCGCATCGGGGCGCTCGAGATGCAGAACCTCAGCCTGATGGACAACCGCGCGTTCCTGCTGCACCACCTCGACAGCGTGAAGCGCCTGGGCGCGCCCGCCGACAACACGCTCGGGAAGCTGCTCACCAGCGACGGCGGCGACGAGGGCTGA